One genomic region from Granulicatella adiacens ATCC 49175 encodes:
- a CDS encoding acetyl-CoA carboxylase biotin carboxyl carrier protein subunit, with protein sequence MLRKFKIKVDGQEYQVEMEEIGAVAPVAPVAPAAPAAPAAPAVEAAPAPAAPVASTPAGADAMPSPMPGNILRVLVNVGDTVTENQPLMILEAMKMENEIVAAKAGVVAGIHVKEGQVVNPGDALITIN encoded by the coding sequence ATGTTACGTAAATTCAAAATCAAAGTAGACGGTCAAGAGTACCAAGTAGAAATGGAAGAAATCGGCGCAGTGGCTCCTGTAGCTCCTGTAGCACCAGCAGCCCCAGCGGCTCCAGCAGCACCTGCAGTAGAAGCAGCACCTGCTCCAGCAGCTCCTGTAGCATCAACACCAGCAGGCGCAGACGCAATGCCATCTCCAATGCCAGGAAATATCTTACGTGTACTTGTAAACGTAGGGGATACAGTTACTGAAAACCAACCATTAATGATTTTAGAAGCGATGAAAATGGAAAACGAAATCGTTGCAGCTAAAGCAGGGGTTGTAGCAGGAATTCACGTTAAAGAAGGTCAAGTGGTAAACCCAGGAGACGCTTTAATTACAATTAACTAA
- a CDS encoding sodium ion-translocating decarboxylase subunit beta, giving the protein MSITGGQIFMMLVGALLMYLGIKKEYEPTLLVPMGLGTILVNFPGTGVLDQVVGGQQQHGVLQILFEIGIETELFPLLIFIGIGAMIDFGPLLQNPFMLLFGAAAQFGIFFVVVVAVLFGFDIREAASIGIIGAADGPTSIFVANQLAPQLLGAITVAAYSYMALVPIIQPIAIKMVTTKAERRIRMTYHASGVSKLTKILFPIIITIVAGFIAPISLPLVGFLMFGNLLRECGVLDNLSQAAQNELVNIVSILLGITISVKMQADLFLNVQTLMIILFGLVAFIMDSIGGVVFAKILNLFRREKINPMIGAAGISAFPMSSRVIQKMATDEDPQNFILMYAVGANVSGQIASVIAGGLLLSFFM; this is encoded by the coding sequence ATGTCTATTACGGGCGGCCAAATCTTCATGATGCTTGTCGGTGCCCTATTAATGTACTTAGGGATTAAAAAAGAGTACGAACCAACATTATTAGTACCAATGGGATTAGGTACAATCTTAGTAAACTTCCCAGGGACTGGGGTTCTTGACCAAGTCGTTGGTGGACAACAACAACATGGGGTCCTACAGATCTTATTCGAAATCGGTATCGAAACTGAATTATTCCCATTATTAATCTTCATCGGTATCGGTGCGATGATTGACTTCGGGCCATTATTACAAAACCCATTCATGTTATTATTCGGTGCAGCAGCACAATTTGGTATTTTCTTTGTCGTTGTTGTAGCTGTATTATTTGGATTCGATATTCGTGAAGCTGCTTCAATCGGTATTATCGGTGCGGCAGACGGTCCTACTTCTATCTTCGTAGCGAACCAATTAGCACCACAATTACTTGGAGCGATTACGGTTGCGGCCTACTCATACATGGCACTTGTTCCAATCATCCAACCGATCGCAATCAAGATGGTTACTACTAAAGCAGAACGTCGTATTCGTATGACTTACCATGCTTCAGGCGTATCTAAATTAACGAAAATCTTGTTCCCAATCATTATCACAATTGTGGCAGGTTTCATTGCCCCAATTTCATTACCACTTGTTGGTTTCTTAATGTTCGGTAACTTATTACGCGAATGTGGCGTTTTAGATAACTTATCTCAAGCCGCTCAAAACGAATTAGTAAACATTGTTTCTATTTTATTAGGGATTACGATCTCAGTTAAAATGCAAGCTGATTTATTCTTAAATGTTCAAACATTAATGATCATCTTGTTCGGTTTAGTAGCCTTCATCATGGACTCAATCGGTGGTGTTGTGTTTGCTAAAATCTTGAACTTATTCCGTAGAGAAAAGATCAACCCAATGATCGGAGCTGCAGGTATTTCTGCATTCCCAATGTCAAGTCGTGTTATCCAAAAAATGGCGACAGACGAAGATCCTCAAAACTTCATCTTAATGTACGCTGTTGGAGCTAACGTTTCTGGACAAATCGCTTCTGTTATTGCCGGTGGATTATTATTATCATTCTTCATGTAA
- a CDS encoding OadG-related small transporter subunit → MNFNAEHLTQAFELMALGMGGVFLVLGILYAVSALLLKAFPPK, encoded by the coding sequence ATGAATTTCAACGCAGAACATTTAACACAAGCTTTTGAATTAATGGCTTTAGGGATGGGTGGAGTTTTCCTAGTATTAGGAATTCTATATGCCGTTTCTGCATTACTTTTAAAAGCATTCCCGCCAAAATAA
- the citC gene encoding [citrate (pro-3S)-lyase] ligase — MENFILKRLWLDRDKKARQDWEWLMDQANLGKTEQVDYTVAIYHHSGDIAATGSLDRNILKCLVVCKKYQSENLLTHLVMALLDELRERLYTNSFVYTKPKNIIFFKSLGYRVIAETENLAFLEQGIPSFSDYLKLLKEHFVEGSSNSAIVMNANPFTLGHQYLVETAARQSSHLYVFVVSEDRSFFHTNDRMEMVKRGVSHLPNVTVLPTRDYMVSSATFPSYFLKEKADLEVAKVQATLDATLFLENIVPTLQLTKRFVGQEPLSPVTSVYNDALRDAFGSDLELVIIDRLSVREEVVSATRVRAAIQDKNVDELKQLVPATTYHYLEEKHFIG, encoded by the coding sequence ATGGAAAATTTCATTCTCAAACGATTATGGCTTGATCGCGATAAAAAAGCACGCCAAGATTGGGAATGGTTAATGGATCAGGCTAACCTTGGCAAGACGGAACAAGTCGATTACACAGTTGCAATTTATCATCACTCTGGTGACATTGCAGCGACGGGTTCTTTAGACCGCAACATTTTGAAATGTTTAGTGGTTTGTAAAAAATATCAATCAGAAAATCTGTTAACGCATCTTGTGATGGCCCTTCTAGATGAATTAAGAGAACGTTTGTACACAAACAGTTTTGTCTATACAAAACCAAAGAACATTATCTTCTTTAAATCTTTAGGGTACCGCGTGATTGCCGAAACAGAAAATCTTGCCTTTTTAGAACAAGGCATCCCTTCCTTTAGTGATTATTTAAAATTACTAAAAGAACATTTCGTAGAAGGAAGTAGCAATAGTGCCATTGTCATGAATGCCAATCCTTTTACGCTGGGACATCAATATTTGGTAGAAACGGCTGCTCGTCAGTCGAGTCACCTCTACGTATTCGTTGTTTCTGAGGATCGTTCGTTCTTTCATACGAATGACCGAATGGAAATGGTTAAACGTGGTGTGAGTCATTTGCCAAACGTAACGGTGCTTCCAACCAGAGACTACATGGTCTCAAGTGCGACTTTCCCATCCTACTTCTTGAAAGAGAAGGCGGATTTGGAAGTGGCAAAAGTTCAAGCAACATTGGATGCAACACTCTTCTTAGAAAACATTGTTCCAACGTTACAATTGACCAAACGTTTTGTGGGTCAAGAACCACTCTCCCCAGTTACCTCCGTTTATAATGACGCGCTAAGAGATGCTTTTGGGAGCGACTTAGAATTAGTCATTATAGATAGACTTTCTGTTCGAGAGGAAGTGGTGAGTGCGACGCGGGTGCGCGCTGCCATTCAAGATAAAAACGTAGACGAGTTAAAACAGCTCGTTCCAGCAACTACGTATCATTATTTAGAAGAAAAACATTTCATTGGTTAA